TAGTCGGCGACGATCTCGCGCGCGGTGAAATGCGGGTCGTCGAGGATCTGCCGCACGTCGTAGATCGGGCCCACGGTCACCTCGGCGCGTTCGAAGAACGCGACGTTCTCCGCCTGCGTGCGCTCGGCGATGAAGGTGCCGATGATCGCGTCGAGCTCCGCCGCGTGGGCGACGCGGGCGGCGTTGGTGCGGAAACGTGGATCGTCGATCAGCTCGGCGCGGCCGATGGCGCGCAGGAGCCGCTCGGCCATCGCCTGCGTCGAGCCGGAGAGGGCGACGTAGAGGCCGTCGCGGCAGCGGTAGCAATTGCGCGGCGCAGAATTCGTCGAGCGACTCCCGGTGCGCGGCTTTACTTGGCCGGTCAGGCGATAGTTGGCGGCCTGCGGACTCAGGATGGCGAAAAGCGGATCGAGCAGCGGCAGATCGATGACTTGGCCGCGTCCGCCGTTTTGCTCGACGTGGCGCAGCGAGATCATGACCGCCGAGGCGCCGTAGAGTCCGGCGACACCGTCGGCGAGATACATGGGCGGCAACACGGGTTCGCGATCGGCGAAGCCGTTGAACGAGGCGAAGCCGGACATGCCTTCGATGATCGTGCCGAAGCCCGGACGCTGGCTGTAGGGACCGTCCTGTCCCCAGCCCGAAATGCGGACGATGACCAGGCGCGGGTTGAGGCGCAGCAGCTCCTCGGGCGCGAGGCCCATTTTTTCCAGCACGCCGGGACGAAAGCTCTCGATGAACAACGTGGCGCTTGGCACGAGCTGGCGAATGATCTCAACCGCTTCCGGCCGACGCAGGTCGAGCGCGAGGCTCTTCTTGTTTCGCGCGTAGATTTTCCAATGCGTGGAGACGCCCTTCGTCTGCCAGGCGCGGAGCGTGTCGCCCTCGGGCGGCTCGACCTTGATGACTTCGGCGCCGAAGTCGCCGAGCACCTGCGTGAGCACGTTGCCGGCGAACAGGCGCGAGAGGTCGAGGACGCGCACGCCGTTCAACGGACCGGGCGTTGCGGGAGTGTAGTCGCGTTGGTGGAGCGGCATGGCTTAGCGCGTGACGGTGGCGGCAGCGGCGAGGACGGCGTGGGCGCGGCGGATGAACGGTGCGTCAATCATCCGGCCGTCGAGGGCGAAGGCACCGGCGTGGGTCTGAGCGGCTTCGACGATGCGACGCGCGAAGTCGATCTCGGCGGCGCTGGGTTGGAAAACTTCATTGGCGATCGCGATCTGGCTCGGGTGAACGCACGACTTGCCGAGGAAGCCGAGGCGCTTGGCGCCGATCGCTTCGGCGCGGAAAACGTCGGCGTCCTTGATCGCGCCGTAGGCGGCGTCG
This portion of the Opitutia bacterium genome encodes:
- a CDS encoding CoA transferase, giving the protein MPLHQRDYTPATPGPLNGVRVLDLSRLFAGNVLTQVLGDFGAEVIKVEPPEGDTLRAWQTKGVSTHWKIYARNKKSLALDLRRPEAVEIIRQLVPSATLFIESFRPGVLEKMGLAPEELLRLNPRLVIVRISGWGQDGPYSQRPGFGTIIEGMSGFASFNGFADREPVLPPMYLADGVAGLYGASAVMISLRHVEQNGGRGQVIDLPLLDPLFAILSPQAANYRLTGQVKPRTGSRSTNSAPRNCYRCRDGLYVALSGSTQAMAERLLRAIGRAELIDDPRFRTNAARVAHAAELDAIIGTFIAERTQAENVAFFERAEVTVGPIYDVRQILDDPHFTAREIVADYPDPEMGQLPMHHVVPRLLGTPGSIRAPAPRLGEHNRELLGEIGYDAERYAQLQRDNIAVEAKDS